The Stenotrophomonas maltophilia genome includes a region encoding these proteins:
- a CDS encoding DUF4129 domain-containing protein has translation MRIDRLDVVLRARSGWEAMELGSALARRHARAVWGSWLLASAPLFVIFNGLGWWLDAFGWAWLAMWWCKPLFERAPLYVLSRGIFGEPVSTLSALRAQRHWGNTGSWGYLGWRRFSVLRSLCLPVNLLEGNAPGQRGPRRRAVAAGAAGAATVLTVTCMAFEAVLVSGAIGAVFMFMPLDLMSESWRAAWDMIGKDTPAWARFGFNLACWLASALIGPFFVGAGFGLYLNRRTQMEAWDVEIALRRLRDRLLPAASTLALLLCLALPLVSAPVHAQDADAEPGRAMGKPNASDIAAEDDDDEPTIDPANTPATIFGGTPVDTAGFRQAVNRAYEDPLQRPTREVTRWKPIEQAEEKKKEDKQLQRDTNSKGERKARRDGIDWLARLAEWGLWGLLGILLLVLLLTARLWLPWLRGSGRRKADAAPEVLEEQVELPVVLPPDVATQAGLLWDQGRPRQALALLYRASVRTVGERSGIALPPGATEAQCLRASRRMPEASDRDLFARIVRMWQYAAYGGRLPSRADFDALADTLRQQYGWQA, from the coding sequence ATGCGCATTGACCGTCTGGACGTGGTGCTGCGTGCACGCAGCGGCTGGGAAGCGATGGAGCTGGGCAGTGCCCTCGCCCGCCGCCATGCGCGCGCCGTGTGGGGCAGCTGGCTGCTGGCCAGTGCTCCGTTGTTCGTGATCTTCAACGGGCTGGGATGGTGGCTGGATGCCTTCGGTTGGGCCTGGCTGGCGATGTGGTGGTGCAAGCCACTGTTCGAGCGTGCGCCGCTGTATGTGCTGTCGCGCGGCATCTTCGGCGAACCGGTCAGCACACTTTCGGCCCTGCGTGCGCAGCGCCACTGGGGCAACACTGGTTCCTGGGGCTACCTGGGCTGGCGTCGCTTCAGCGTGCTGCGCAGCCTGTGCCTGCCGGTGAACCTGCTGGAAGGCAACGCACCGGGTCAGCGCGGTCCACGCCGCCGTGCGGTGGCTGCCGGCGCCGCAGGTGCGGCGACAGTGCTGACTGTGACCTGCATGGCGTTCGAAGCGGTGCTGGTATCTGGTGCCATCGGTGCAGTGTTCATGTTCATGCCACTGGACCTGATGTCCGAATCCTGGCGTGCGGCGTGGGACATGATCGGCAAGGACACGCCGGCATGGGCACGCTTCGGTTTCAATCTGGCCTGCTGGCTGGCCTCGGCGCTGATCGGCCCGTTCTTCGTCGGTGCGGGCTTTGGCCTGTACTTGAACCGGCGTACGCAGATGGAAGCCTGGGACGTCGAAATCGCCCTGCGCCGACTGCGCGATCGCCTGCTGCCGGCGGCATCGACGCTGGCGCTGCTGCTGTGCCTGGCACTGCCGCTGGTCTCCGCCCCGGTGCATGCGCAGGACGCAGATGCCGAGCCCGGGCGCGCAATGGGCAAGCCCAACGCCAGTGACATCGCCGCCGAAGACGACGACGATGAACCGACCATCGACCCGGCCAACACGCCGGCCACCATCTTCGGTGGCACGCCGGTGGACACCGCCGGTTTCCGTCAAGCGGTTAACCGCGCCTATGAGGACCCGCTGCAGCGCCCGACCCGCGAGGTCACCCGCTGGAAGCCGATCGAGCAGGCCGAGGAAAAAAAGAAGGAAGACAAGCAGCTGCAGCGTGACACCAACAGCAAAGGTGAACGCAAAGCGCGCAGGGACGGCATCGACTGGCTGGCACGGCTGGCCGAATGGGGCCTGTGGGGCCTGCTCGGCATCCTGCTGCTGGTGCTGCTGCTGACCGCGCGGCTGTGGCTGCCATGGCTGCGTGGCAGTGGCCGGCGCAAGGCCGACGCTGCACCGGAGGTGCTGGAGGAACAGGTGGAGTTGCCGGTGGTGCTGCCGCCGGACGTGGCCACCCAGGCTGGCCTGCTCTGGGACCAGGGCCGGCCGCGGCAGGCGCTGGCCCTGCTGTACCGCGCCAGTGTGCGCACGGTGGGCGAGCGCAGCGGTATCGCGCTTCCACCCGGTGCCACCGAAGCGCAATGCCTGCGCGCGTCGCGGCGCATGCCCGAGGCCAGCGACCGTGACCTGTTCGCGCGCATCGTGCGCATGTGGCAGTACGCCGCCTACGGTGGCCGCCTGCCCAGCCGCGCCGATTTCGATGCATTGGCCGATACCCTGCGCCAGCAGTACGGGTGGCAGGCATGA